A genome region from Hymenobacter tibetensis includes the following:
- a CDS encoding dipeptidase: MASYLASNQERFLTELIDWLCIPSVSADPKFQADVRKAADYLADRLREVGLENVELCETAGNPIVYADKIIDPSLPTVLVYGHYDVQPADPYELWDSPPFEPVIKDGNIYARGACDDKGQVYMHVKAFEVMMQEDGGVPCNVKVMFEGEEEIGSNNLGIFVKANKEKLAADVILISDTGILANDTPSIEVGLRGLSYHEVEVTGPNRDLHSGLYGGAVPNPINVLCKMIASLHDENNHITIPAFYNNVAELSAEERAEMAKAPHSDEEFKKSIGLSNIYGEKGYSTMERTSIRPTLDVNGIWGGYTGEGAKTVIASKAYAKISMRLVPHQTSDEITALFQQHFESIAPSGVQVKVTPHHGGEPVVTPTDSVAYRAAADAMETTFGKRPIPTRGGGSIPIVAMFKTELGLDTVLLGFGLDSDAIHSPNEHYGVFNFLKGIETIPHFYRNYAAAMQK; this comes from the coding sequence GGCCGATGTGCGGAAAGCCGCCGACTACCTGGCCGACCGCCTGCGGGAAGTAGGCTTGGAAAACGTGGAACTGTGCGAAACTGCCGGCAACCCCATCGTCTACGCCGACAAAATCATTGACCCCAGCCTGCCTACGGTGCTCGTATACGGCCACTACGACGTGCAGCCCGCCGACCCGTATGAGCTGTGGGATTCGCCGCCGTTTGAGCCCGTTATCAAAGACGGCAACATCTACGCCCGGGGTGCCTGCGACGACAAAGGCCAGGTGTACATGCACGTCAAGGCCTTTGAGGTGATGATGCAGGAAGACGGTGGGGTGCCGTGCAACGTGAAGGTGATGTTTGAAGGCGAAGAGGAAATCGGCTCCAACAACCTGGGCATCTTCGTGAAAGCCAACAAGGAGAAACTGGCCGCTGACGTTATACTGATTTCGGATACCGGCATCTTGGCCAACGATACGCCTAGCATCGAAGTGGGCTTGCGTGGCTTGAGCTACCATGAAGTGGAAGTGACTGGCCCGAACCGCGACCTACACTCCGGCCTCTATGGCGGTGCCGTGCCGAACCCCATCAACGTGCTATGCAAGATGATTGCTAGCCTGCACGACGAGAACAATCACATCACCATTCCCGCCTTCTACAACAACGTAGCGGAGCTCAGCGCCGAAGAACGGGCGGAAATGGCCAAAGCTCCGCACTCAGACGAGGAGTTCAAAAAGAGCATTGGCCTCTCCAACATCTACGGCGAAAAAGGCTACTCCACAATGGAGCGCACCAGCATCCGGCCTACGCTCGACGTAAATGGTATTTGGGGCGGTTACACTGGCGAAGGCGCTAAAACCGTTATTGCCTCCAAGGCCTACGCCAAGATTTCCATGCGCTTGGTACCCCACCAGACTTCCGACGAAATAACGGCCCTCTTCCAGCAGCATTTCGAAAGCATTGCGCCTAGTGGCGTGCAAGTGAAAGTAACGCCTCACCACGGTGGCGAGCCCGTTGTAACGCCAACCGACTCGGTGGCTTACAGAGCCGCCGCCGATGCCATGGAAACCACCTTCGGCAAGCGCCCTATTCCTACGCGCGGCGGCGGTTCTATCCCTATCGTGGCTATGTTCAAAACGGAACTCGGCTTGGACACCGTGCTGCTTGGTTTCGGCTTGGATTCCGATGCTATCCACTCGCCCAACGAGCACTATGGCGTATTCAACTTCCTGAAAGGCATTGAAACCATTCCGCATTTCTACCGCAACTATGCGGCGGCCATGCAGAAGTAG
- a CDS encoding porin family protein codes for MKTSQLLAVLLCATSSVGVAQQVKIGAKMGGNVSNGVGADVNDSAIRLGGHAGGMVQVEFTKHVGVQAEAQYSLKGDNSLIYGPSIMHHLAYLDIPVVAQYTLDDLFVEVGPRYSWLLSAKSNVEGLDNVGKQPFKSQLYGFALGFGYQDETGIQVGWRYNADLIYLYRDINFSGDIVQTRIRNSTMQFYLGALIKPK; via the coding sequence ATGAAGACAAGCCAATTGCTTGCTGTATTGTTGTGCGCAACTAGTTCGGTTGGTGTCGCGCAGCAGGTGAAAATAGGCGCAAAGATGGGAGGCAACGTCTCAAATGGCGTTGGAGCCGACGTAAACGACAGTGCTATTCGGCTGGGCGGGCATGCGGGCGGTATGGTGCAGGTTGAGTTTACAAAGCACGTGGGCGTGCAAGCTGAGGCTCAATACTCGTTGAAAGGCGATAATTCTTTGATATACGGGCCAAGCATTATGCACCACCTCGCCTACCTCGATATCCCAGTGGTGGCTCAGTACACCTTGGACGACCTATTTGTGGAAGTAGGTCCGCGCTACAGTTGGTTGCTTTCTGCGAAGTCGAATGTGGAAGGGTTGGACAACGTGGGTAAGCAGCCGTTCAAGAGCCAACTCTATGGCTTTGCCCTCGGCTTCGGCTACCAAGACGAAACCGGCATTCAGGTTGGCTGGCGTTACAATGCAGACCTCATCTACTTGTATCGTGACATCAACTTTTCCGGAGACATTGTTCAAACGCGCATCCGAAACAGCACGATGCAGTTTTACTTGGGTGCCCTCATCAAGCCGAAGTAG
- a CDS encoding porin family protein, producing the protein MKKLLFSFSLLLGLAGAAQAQSDVSLGLKAGGTLSSFAGKEVNNYESVFGFHGGAFANIGFTKLFAFQPELIYSQKGAKIKNAFTQRLSYLDVPLAFHVNADGLFFEAGPQVGFLLAAQNKTTNTSIDSKDAYNTVDFGYLFGLGYQRKSGIGIGLRYNGGITKVDKSYTVGNITYQDNLRNSAFQLYLTYSFNGR; encoded by the coding sequence ATGAAGAAACTACTTTTCTCTTTCTCCTTGCTTCTTGGTTTAGCAGGCGCGGCTCAGGCACAAAGTGATGTATCCCTGGGGTTGAAAGCTGGTGGTACTCTCTCGTCTTTCGCTGGCAAGGAGGTAAATAACTACGAAAGTGTTTTTGGCTTTCATGGAGGTGCTTTCGCCAATATTGGGTTTACCAAGCTGTTCGCATTCCAGCCAGAACTCATCTACTCACAGAAAGGAGCAAAGATTAAGAATGCCTTTACCCAACGCTTAAGCTATCTAGATGTACCTCTGGCATTTCATGTCAATGCTGATGGTTTATTTTTTGAAGCTGGGCCGCAGGTTGGGTTCTTGTTAGCTGCTCAGAACAAAACTACTAACACTAGTATCGACTCTAAAGATGCTTATAACACTGTTGATTTTGGCTACTTGTTTGGCTTAGGTTATCAACGCAAAAGTGGTATTGGCATTGGGCTACGCTACAATGGCGGCATTACCAAAGTAGATAAGTCATACACAGTAGGAAACATCACATACCAAGACAATCTTCGTAACAGTGCTTTTCAGCTCTACCTTACCTATTCGTTCAACGGACGCTAG
- a CDS encoding porin family protein, with amino-acid sequence MKKTFFTLAALLTLSSVSVVRAQGVRLGLRAGANYSNLAGNVRNETTYNNKIGFLGGVLLNADITGDGFFSIQPEILYSQKGFENKPTEYTNTILGIGYTDKREGNVNYNYLDVPVLLKINAGGFVVEAGPQYSYLLSANNETKVTRTRQPNGTPEVTQVQDKKDVSGLNRSELGYVAGLGYQADNGVSLNLRYTGALSDFVKSDNASYFNGDLANARHSAFQLSLGYLIPNK; translated from the coding sequence ATGAAAAAGACCTTTTTTACACTGGCCGCTTTGCTGACTTTATCTTCTGTTTCGGTTGTGCGGGCACAGGGCGTACGGCTGGGTTTGCGGGCCGGCGCCAACTACTCCAACTTGGCCGGCAACGTCAGGAACGAAACCACTTACAACAACAAAATTGGTTTTCTGGGCGGTGTACTGTTGAACGCCGACATTACCGGCGACGGCTTCTTCTCGATACAGCCGGAAATCCTGTATTCGCAGAAGGGCTTCGAGAACAAGCCTACAGAGTACACCAACACTATTCTGGGTATCGGGTACACCGATAAACGGGAAGGCAACGTCAACTACAATTACCTGGATGTGCCGGTGCTGCTGAAGATCAATGCCGGTGGCTTTGTGGTGGAAGCCGGACCACAGTACTCGTATCTGCTGAGTGCCAACAACGAAACCAAAGTTACCCGTACCCGCCAGCCCAACGGTACGCCGGAGGTTACGCAAGTACAAGACAAAAAAGACGTGAGCGGCCTTAATCGGAGCGAGCTAGGGTACGTGGCCGGCCTTGGCTACCAAGCCGACAACGGCGTAAGCTTGAACCTACGCTATACCGGTGCCCTCAGCGACTTTGTGAAGAGCGACAACGCCTCGTACTTCAACGGTGATTTGGCCAACGCCCGCCACTCTGCATTCCAGCTGTCGCTTGGTTACCTGATTCCGAATAAATAA
- a CDS encoding porin family protein: MKKTTLILATAFAALAAAPAAHAQGIRLGVKAGANLSNLSGDLVNEDRFENKIGFHGGVMLNIGLLDDGFLSVQPEVLFSQKGYTYADQEFTFGTVRRKDDGSVTYNYIDVPVLLKIKAGNVYFEAGPQYSYLLKAKNDYKSTSNGNTVIEYNNTINLDNVNRNEIGYAAGLGYQSDGGLVLGLRYNGSFTDFGKDGYQDDDTRNARNSVFQASVGYLLGSK, encoded by the coding sequence TTGCTGCTTTAGCAGCCGCTCCCGCTGCCCACGCTCAGGGTATCCGGTTGGGTGTGAAAGCAGGCGCCAACCTTTCCAATCTCTCCGGCGACCTTGTCAACGAAGACCGATTTGAAAATAAGATTGGCTTCCACGGTGGAGTAATGCTCAACATAGGTCTGCTTGACGACGGCTTTCTCTCGGTTCAACCAGAAGTGCTGTTTTCGCAGAAAGGATACACGTATGCTGATCAGGAATTCACTTTTGGAACCGTTAGAAGAAAAGACGACGGTAGCGTTACGTACAATTACATCGACGTGCCTGTACTGCTAAAAATTAAGGCAGGCAACGTGTATTTCGAAGCTGGACCACAGTATAGCTACCTACTGAAGGCCAAGAACGATTACAAGTCCACATCAAATGGTAACACTGTAATTGAATACAATAACACGATCAACCTCGACAACGTCAACCGCAACGAAATTGGCTACGCTGCCGGTTTAGGTTACCAGTCAGATGGTGGCTTGGTGCTGGGCTTGCGCTACAACGGCTCCTTCACAGATTTTGGGAAGGATGGCTACCAGGATGACGATACACGGAACGCCCGCAACTCGGTATTCCAGGCTTCGGTGGGCTATCTGCTAGGGAGCAAGTAA